A single window of Maylandia zebra isolate NMK-2024a linkage group LG2, Mzebra_GT3a, whole genome shotgun sequence DNA harbors:
- the arhgef9a gene encoding rho guanine nucleotide exchange factor 9 isoform X9, giving the protein MTMMMLISGGSIVNAEAVWDHVTMADRELAFKAGDVIKVLDASNKDWWWGQIDEEEGWFPASFVRVEPHPPQPQTKQVFYINPIATPRFQNTTSKLWVNQEDGGAEPAEGTSEVQNGHLDPTNDCLCLGSPLQNRDQMRANVINEIMSTERHYIKHLKDICEGYLRQCRKRVDMFNDDQLKVIFGNIEDIYRFQMGFVRDLEKQYNTEEPHLSEIGPCFLEHQDGFWIYSEYCNNHLDACMELSKLMRDGRYQHFFEACRLLQQMIDIAIDGFLLTPVQKICKYPLQLAELLKYTAQEHSDYRYVAAALAVMRNVTQQINERKRRLENIDKIAQWQASVLDWEGDDILDRSSELIYTGELSWIYQPYGRSQQRVFFLFDHQLVLCKKDLIRRDILYYKGRIDMDRYEVRDTIDGRDEDFNVSVKNAFKLCNKDSEEIHIFLAKKPEEKIRWLRAFAEERKMVQEDEKIGFEISEYQKRQAAMTVRKVTKQKGVNRCTPPSYPPPQDPLSVGQYEVTEDMAQGEVFEFSQSKRGQAPFWQNFSRLAPFKK; this is encoded by the exons atgacgatgatgatg TTGATAAGTGGAGGTTCAATCGTCAACGCTGAGGCGGTATGGGACCATGTGACCATGGCGGACCGGGAGTTGGCGTTTAAGGCCGGTGACGTCATCAAGGTGCTGGACGCCTCCAACAAGGACTGGTGGTGGGGCCAGATTGATGAGGAGGAAGGATGGTTCCCTGCCAGCTTTGTACGG GTGGAACCCCACCCTCCTCAGCCCCAAACAAAACAGGTTTTCTATATCAACCCCATAGCAACTCCACGGTTCCAAAACACCACGTCAAAG CTGTGGGTGAACCAGGAAGACGGTGGAGCAGAGCCAGCTGAAGGAACCAGCGAGGTACAGAACGGGCACCTGGATCCAACCAATGACTGCTTATGTCTGGGCTCACCCCTCCAAAACCGAGACCAGATGAGGGCTAACGTTATAAATGAGATTATGAGCACAGAGAGACATTATATCAAACACCTCAAGGACATCTGTGAG GGCTACTTGCGCCAGTGCAGGAAGCGCGTGGACATGTTTAACGACGACCAGTTGAAGGTCATCTTTGGAAACATCGAGGACATCTACCGCTTTCAGATGGGTTTTGTCAGAGATTTGGAGAAACAGTACAACACAGAGGAGCCGCACCTCTCTGAAATCGGGCCGTGCTTTTTAGAACAC CAAGACGGTTTCTGGATTTATTCAGAATACTGTAACAACCACTTGGATGCCTGTATGGAGCTGAGCAAACTGATGAGGGATGGCAGGTACCAGCACTTCTTCGAAGCCTGCCGCCTCCTCCAGCAAATGATTGACATCGCCATAGATGGCTTCTTGCTCACGCCCGTCCAGAAAATCTGCAAATATCCACTCCAGTTGGCCGAGCTTCTTAAATACACCGCACAGGAGCACAG TGACTATCGATACGTGGCAGCAGCGCTGGCAGTAATGCGGAACGTCACCCAGCAAATCAACGAGAGGAAGAGACGGCTGGAGAATATTGACAAGATCGCCCAGTGGCAAGCCTCGGTTCTGGACTGGGAG GGGGATGATATATTGGACAGGAGCTCAGAGCTCATCTACACTGGGGAGTTGTCATGGATCTATCAGCCGTATGGACGCAGCCAGCAGCgagtcttcttcctctttgatcACCAGCTGGTCCTCTGTAAGAAG GATCTGATACGCCGGGACATCCTGTACTATAAGGGCCGCATTGACATGGATCGCTACGAGGTGCGGGACACTATAGACGGGCGTGACGAAGACTTCAACGTTAGTGTGAAGAATGCCTTTAAATTGTGCAACAAAGACAGCGAGGAGATCCACATCTTCCTGGCCAAGAAGCCAGAGGAGAAGATCCGCTGGCTCAGGGCCTTCGCCGAGGAGAGGAAGATGGTGCAGGAGGATGAGAAAATTG GTTTTGAGATCTCTGAGTACCAGAAGCGACAGGCAGCCATGACAGTGAGAAAAGTGACCAAACAGAAAG GTGTAAACAGGTGCACGCCCCCTTCATACCCGCCCCCACAGGACCCCCTCAGTGTGGGGCAGTATGAGGTAACGGAGGACATGGCACAAGGAGAGGTTTTTGAATTCAGTCAATCCAAAAGAGGCCAGGCTCCTTTCTGGCAGAATTTTAGTAGATTAGCTCCATTTAAGAAATAG
- the arhgef9a gene encoding rho guanine nucleotide exchange factor 9 isoform X7 has protein sequence MDLRLGPGSQRSALSHRRGENSSARWSRAGTPGAPSRLRVEMNDLISGGSIVNAEAVWDHVTMADRELAFKAGDVIKVLDASNKDWWWGQIDEEEGWFPASFVRVEPHPPQPQTKQVFYINPIATPRFQNTTSKLWVNQEDGGAEPAEGTSEVQNGHLDPTNDCLCLGSPLQNRDQMRANVINEIMSTERHYIKHLKDICEGYLRQCRKRVDMFNDDQLKVIFGNIEDIYRFQMGFVRDLEKQYNTEEPHLSEIGPCFLEHQDGFWIYSEYCNNHLDACMELSKLMRDGRYQHFFEACRLLQQMIDIAIDGFLLTPVQKICKYPLQLAELLKYTAQEHSDYRYVAAALAVMRNVTQQINERKRRLENIDKIAQWQASVLDWEGDDILDRSSELIYTGELSWIYQPYGRSQQRVFFLFDHQLVLCKKDLIRRDILYYKGRIDMDRYEVRDTIDGRDEDFNVSVKNAFKLCNKDSEEIHIFLAKKPEEKIRWLRAFAEERKMVQEDEKIGFEISEYQKRQAAMTVRKVTKQKGVNRCTPPSYPPPQDPLSVGQYEVTEDMAQGEVFEFSQSKRGQAPFWQNFSRLAPFKK, from the exons ATGGATCTGCGCTTGGGGCCCGGTTCGCAGCGCAGCGCACTTTCACACAGGAGAGGAGAGAACAGCAGTGCGCGTTGGTCGAGAGCGGGGACACCCGGCGCTCCATCACGGCTACGCGTTGAAATGAATGAC TTGATAAGTGGAGGTTCAATCGTCAACGCTGAGGCGGTATGGGACCATGTGACCATGGCGGACCGGGAGTTGGCGTTTAAGGCCGGTGACGTCATCAAGGTGCTGGACGCCTCCAACAAGGACTGGTGGTGGGGCCAGATTGATGAGGAGGAAGGATGGTTCCCTGCCAGCTTTGTACGG GTGGAACCCCACCCTCCTCAGCCCCAAACAAAACAGGTTTTCTATATCAACCCCATAGCAACTCCACGGTTCCAAAACACCACGTCAAAG CTGTGGGTGAACCAGGAAGACGGTGGAGCAGAGCCAGCTGAAGGAACCAGCGAGGTACAGAACGGGCACCTGGATCCAACCAATGACTGCTTATGTCTGGGCTCACCCCTCCAAAACCGAGACCAGATGAGGGCTAACGTTATAAATGAGATTATGAGCACAGAGAGACATTATATCAAACACCTCAAGGACATCTGTGAG GGCTACTTGCGCCAGTGCAGGAAGCGCGTGGACATGTTTAACGACGACCAGTTGAAGGTCATCTTTGGAAACATCGAGGACATCTACCGCTTTCAGATGGGTTTTGTCAGAGATTTGGAGAAACAGTACAACACAGAGGAGCCGCACCTCTCTGAAATCGGGCCGTGCTTTTTAGAACAC CAAGACGGTTTCTGGATTTATTCAGAATACTGTAACAACCACTTGGATGCCTGTATGGAGCTGAGCAAACTGATGAGGGATGGCAGGTACCAGCACTTCTTCGAAGCCTGCCGCCTCCTCCAGCAAATGATTGACATCGCCATAGATGGCTTCTTGCTCACGCCCGTCCAGAAAATCTGCAAATATCCACTCCAGTTGGCCGAGCTTCTTAAATACACCGCACAGGAGCACAG TGACTATCGATACGTGGCAGCAGCGCTGGCAGTAATGCGGAACGTCACCCAGCAAATCAACGAGAGGAAGAGACGGCTGGAGAATATTGACAAGATCGCCCAGTGGCAAGCCTCGGTTCTGGACTGGGAG GGGGATGATATATTGGACAGGAGCTCAGAGCTCATCTACACTGGGGAGTTGTCATGGATCTATCAGCCGTATGGACGCAGCCAGCAGCgagtcttcttcctctttgatcACCAGCTGGTCCTCTGTAAGAAG GATCTGATACGCCGGGACATCCTGTACTATAAGGGCCGCATTGACATGGATCGCTACGAGGTGCGGGACACTATAGACGGGCGTGACGAAGACTTCAACGTTAGTGTGAAGAATGCCTTTAAATTGTGCAACAAAGACAGCGAGGAGATCCACATCTTCCTGGCCAAGAAGCCAGAGGAGAAGATCCGCTGGCTCAGGGCCTTCGCCGAGGAGAGGAAGATGGTGCAGGAGGATGAGAAAATTG GTTTTGAGATCTCTGAGTACCAGAAGCGACAGGCAGCCATGACAGTGAGAAAAGTGACCAAACAGAAAG GTGTAAACAGGTGCACGCCCCCTTCATACCCGCCCCCACAGGACCCCCTCAGTGTGGGGCAGTATGAGGTAACGGAGGACATGGCACAAGGAGAGGTTTTTGAATTCAGTCAATCCAAAAGAGGCCAGGCTCCTTTCTGGCAGAATTTTAGTAGATTAGCTCCATTTAAGAAATAG
- the arhgef9a gene encoding rho guanine nucleotide exchange factor 9 isoform X10 yields the protein MTLLISGGSIVNAEAVWDHVTMADRELAFKAGDVIKVLDASNKDWWWGQIDEEEGWFPASFVRVEPHPPQPQTKQVFYINPIATPRFQNTTSKLWVNQEDGGAEPAEGTSEVQNGHLDPTNDCLCLGSPLQNRDQMRANVINEIMSTERHYIKHLKDICEGYLRQCRKRVDMFNDDQLKVIFGNIEDIYRFQMGFVRDLEKQYNTEEPHLSEIGPCFLEHQDGFWIYSEYCNNHLDACMELSKLMRDGRYQHFFEACRLLQQMIDIAIDGFLLTPVQKICKYPLQLAELLKYTAQEHSDYRYVAAALAVMRNVTQQINERKRRLENIDKIAQWQASVLDWEGDDILDRSSELIYTGELSWIYQPYGRSQQRVFFLFDHQLVLCKKDLIRRDILYYKGRIDMDRYEVRDTIDGRDEDFNVSVKNAFKLCNKDSEEIHIFLAKKPEEKIRWLRAFAEERKMVQEDEKIGFEISEYQKRQAAMTVRKVTKQKGVNRCTPPSYPPPQDPLSVGQYEVTEDMAQGEVFEFSQSKRGQAPFWQNFSRLAPFKK from the exons ATGACGTTG TTGATAAGTGGAGGTTCAATCGTCAACGCTGAGGCGGTATGGGACCATGTGACCATGGCGGACCGGGAGTTGGCGTTTAAGGCCGGTGACGTCATCAAGGTGCTGGACGCCTCCAACAAGGACTGGTGGTGGGGCCAGATTGATGAGGAGGAAGGATGGTTCCCTGCCAGCTTTGTACGG GTGGAACCCCACCCTCCTCAGCCCCAAACAAAACAGGTTTTCTATATCAACCCCATAGCAACTCCACGGTTCCAAAACACCACGTCAAAG CTGTGGGTGAACCAGGAAGACGGTGGAGCAGAGCCAGCTGAAGGAACCAGCGAGGTACAGAACGGGCACCTGGATCCAACCAATGACTGCTTATGTCTGGGCTCACCCCTCCAAAACCGAGACCAGATGAGGGCTAACGTTATAAATGAGATTATGAGCACAGAGAGACATTATATCAAACACCTCAAGGACATCTGTGAG GGCTACTTGCGCCAGTGCAGGAAGCGCGTGGACATGTTTAACGACGACCAGTTGAAGGTCATCTTTGGAAACATCGAGGACATCTACCGCTTTCAGATGGGTTTTGTCAGAGATTTGGAGAAACAGTACAACACAGAGGAGCCGCACCTCTCTGAAATCGGGCCGTGCTTTTTAGAACAC CAAGACGGTTTCTGGATTTATTCAGAATACTGTAACAACCACTTGGATGCCTGTATGGAGCTGAGCAAACTGATGAGGGATGGCAGGTACCAGCACTTCTTCGAAGCCTGCCGCCTCCTCCAGCAAATGATTGACATCGCCATAGATGGCTTCTTGCTCACGCCCGTCCAGAAAATCTGCAAATATCCACTCCAGTTGGCCGAGCTTCTTAAATACACCGCACAGGAGCACAG TGACTATCGATACGTGGCAGCAGCGCTGGCAGTAATGCGGAACGTCACCCAGCAAATCAACGAGAGGAAGAGACGGCTGGAGAATATTGACAAGATCGCCCAGTGGCAAGCCTCGGTTCTGGACTGGGAG GGGGATGATATATTGGACAGGAGCTCAGAGCTCATCTACACTGGGGAGTTGTCATGGATCTATCAGCCGTATGGACGCAGCCAGCAGCgagtcttcttcctctttgatcACCAGCTGGTCCTCTGTAAGAAG GATCTGATACGCCGGGACATCCTGTACTATAAGGGCCGCATTGACATGGATCGCTACGAGGTGCGGGACACTATAGACGGGCGTGACGAAGACTTCAACGTTAGTGTGAAGAATGCCTTTAAATTGTGCAACAAAGACAGCGAGGAGATCCACATCTTCCTGGCCAAGAAGCCAGAGGAGAAGATCCGCTGGCTCAGGGCCTTCGCCGAGGAGAGGAAGATGGTGCAGGAGGATGAGAAAATTG GTTTTGAGATCTCTGAGTACCAGAAGCGACAGGCAGCCATGACAGTGAGAAAAGTGACCAAACAGAAAG GTGTAAACAGGTGCACGCCCCCTTCATACCCGCCCCCACAGGACCCCCTCAGTGTGGGGCAGTATGAGGTAACGGAGGACATGGCACAAGGAGAGGTTTTTGAATTCAGTCAATCCAAAAGAGGCCAGGCTCCTTTCTGGCAGAATTTTAGTAGATTAGCTCCATTTAAGAAATAG
- the arhgef9a gene encoding rho guanine nucleotide exchange factor 9 isoform X11, translating to MTLLISGGSIVNAEAVWDHVTMADRELAFKAGDVIKVLDASNKDWWWGQIDEEEGWFPASFVRLWVNQEDGGAEPAEGTSEVQNGHLDPTNDCLCLGSPLQNRDQMRANVINEIMSTERHYIKHLKDICEGYLRQCRKRVDMFNDDQLKVIFGNIEDIYRFQMGFVRDLEKQYNTEEPHLSEIGPCFLEHQDGFWIYSEYCNNHLDACMELSKLMRDGRYQHFFEACRLLQQMIDIAIDGFLLTPVQKICKYPLQLAELLKYTAQEHSDYRYVAAALAVMRNVTQQINERKRRLENIDKIAQWQASVLDWEGDDILDRSSELIYTGELSWIYQPYGRSQQRVFFLFDHQLVLCKKDLIRRDILYYKGRIDMDRYEVRDTIDGRDEDFNVSVKNAFKLCNKDSEEIHIFLAKKPEEKIRWLRAFAEERKMVQEDEKIGFEISEYQKRQAAMTVRKVTKQKGVNRCTPPSYPPPQDPLSVGQYEVTEDMAQGEVFEFSQSKRGQAPFWQNFSRLAPFKK from the exons ATGACGTTG TTGATAAGTGGAGGTTCAATCGTCAACGCTGAGGCGGTATGGGACCATGTGACCATGGCGGACCGGGAGTTGGCGTTTAAGGCCGGTGACGTCATCAAGGTGCTGGACGCCTCCAACAAGGACTGGTGGTGGGGCCAGATTGATGAGGAGGAAGGATGGTTCCCTGCCAGCTTTGTACGG CTGTGGGTGAACCAGGAAGACGGTGGAGCAGAGCCAGCTGAAGGAACCAGCGAGGTACAGAACGGGCACCTGGATCCAACCAATGACTGCTTATGTCTGGGCTCACCCCTCCAAAACCGAGACCAGATGAGGGCTAACGTTATAAATGAGATTATGAGCACAGAGAGACATTATATCAAACACCTCAAGGACATCTGTGAG GGCTACTTGCGCCAGTGCAGGAAGCGCGTGGACATGTTTAACGACGACCAGTTGAAGGTCATCTTTGGAAACATCGAGGACATCTACCGCTTTCAGATGGGTTTTGTCAGAGATTTGGAGAAACAGTACAACACAGAGGAGCCGCACCTCTCTGAAATCGGGCCGTGCTTTTTAGAACAC CAAGACGGTTTCTGGATTTATTCAGAATACTGTAACAACCACTTGGATGCCTGTATGGAGCTGAGCAAACTGATGAGGGATGGCAGGTACCAGCACTTCTTCGAAGCCTGCCGCCTCCTCCAGCAAATGATTGACATCGCCATAGATGGCTTCTTGCTCACGCCCGTCCAGAAAATCTGCAAATATCCACTCCAGTTGGCCGAGCTTCTTAAATACACCGCACAGGAGCACAG TGACTATCGATACGTGGCAGCAGCGCTGGCAGTAATGCGGAACGTCACCCAGCAAATCAACGAGAGGAAGAGACGGCTGGAGAATATTGACAAGATCGCCCAGTGGCAAGCCTCGGTTCTGGACTGGGAG GGGGATGATATATTGGACAGGAGCTCAGAGCTCATCTACACTGGGGAGTTGTCATGGATCTATCAGCCGTATGGACGCAGCCAGCAGCgagtcttcttcctctttgatcACCAGCTGGTCCTCTGTAAGAAG GATCTGATACGCCGGGACATCCTGTACTATAAGGGCCGCATTGACATGGATCGCTACGAGGTGCGGGACACTATAGACGGGCGTGACGAAGACTTCAACGTTAGTGTGAAGAATGCCTTTAAATTGTGCAACAAAGACAGCGAGGAGATCCACATCTTCCTGGCCAAGAAGCCAGAGGAGAAGATCCGCTGGCTCAGGGCCTTCGCCGAGGAGAGGAAGATGGTGCAGGAGGATGAGAAAATTG GTTTTGAGATCTCTGAGTACCAGAAGCGACAGGCAGCCATGACAGTGAGAAAAGTGACCAAACAGAAAG GTGTAAACAGGTGCACGCCCCCTTCATACCCGCCCCCACAGGACCCCCTCAGTGTGGGGCAGTATGAGGTAACGGAGGACATGGCACAAGGAGAGGTTTTTGAATTCAGTCAATCCAAAAGAGGCCAGGCTCCTTTCTGGCAGAATTTTAGTAGATTAGCTCCATTTAAGAAATAG
- the arhgef9a gene encoding rho guanine nucleotide exchange factor 9 isoform X8 — protein sequence MHTLSEQLHATNMLISGGSIVNAEAVWDHVTMADRELAFKAGDVIKVLDASNKDWWWGQIDEEEGWFPASFVRVEPHPPQPQTKQVFYINPIATPRFQNTTSKLWVNQEDGGAEPAEGTSEVQNGHLDPTNDCLCLGSPLQNRDQMRANVINEIMSTERHYIKHLKDICEGYLRQCRKRVDMFNDDQLKVIFGNIEDIYRFQMGFVRDLEKQYNTEEPHLSEIGPCFLEHQDGFWIYSEYCNNHLDACMELSKLMRDGRYQHFFEACRLLQQMIDIAIDGFLLTPVQKICKYPLQLAELLKYTAQEHSDYRYVAAALAVMRNVTQQINERKRRLENIDKIAQWQASVLDWEGDDILDRSSELIYTGELSWIYQPYGRSQQRVFFLFDHQLVLCKKDLIRRDILYYKGRIDMDRYEVRDTIDGRDEDFNVSVKNAFKLCNKDSEEIHIFLAKKPEEKIRWLRAFAEERKMVQEDEKIGFEISEYQKRQAAMTVRKVTKQKGVNRCTPPSYPPPQDPLSVGQYEVTEDMAQGEVFEFSQSKRGQAPFWQNFSRLAPFKK from the exons ATGCATACACTCTCCGAACAGTTACATGCCACAAACATG TTGATAAGTGGAGGTTCAATCGTCAACGCTGAGGCGGTATGGGACCATGTGACCATGGCGGACCGGGAGTTGGCGTTTAAGGCCGGTGACGTCATCAAGGTGCTGGACGCCTCCAACAAGGACTGGTGGTGGGGCCAGATTGATGAGGAGGAAGGATGGTTCCCTGCCAGCTTTGTACGG GTGGAACCCCACCCTCCTCAGCCCCAAACAAAACAGGTTTTCTATATCAACCCCATAGCAACTCCACGGTTCCAAAACACCACGTCAAAG CTGTGGGTGAACCAGGAAGACGGTGGAGCAGAGCCAGCTGAAGGAACCAGCGAGGTACAGAACGGGCACCTGGATCCAACCAATGACTGCTTATGTCTGGGCTCACCCCTCCAAAACCGAGACCAGATGAGGGCTAACGTTATAAATGAGATTATGAGCACAGAGAGACATTATATCAAACACCTCAAGGACATCTGTGAG GGCTACTTGCGCCAGTGCAGGAAGCGCGTGGACATGTTTAACGACGACCAGTTGAAGGTCATCTTTGGAAACATCGAGGACATCTACCGCTTTCAGATGGGTTTTGTCAGAGATTTGGAGAAACAGTACAACACAGAGGAGCCGCACCTCTCTGAAATCGGGCCGTGCTTTTTAGAACAC CAAGACGGTTTCTGGATTTATTCAGAATACTGTAACAACCACTTGGATGCCTGTATGGAGCTGAGCAAACTGATGAGGGATGGCAGGTACCAGCACTTCTTCGAAGCCTGCCGCCTCCTCCAGCAAATGATTGACATCGCCATAGATGGCTTCTTGCTCACGCCCGTCCAGAAAATCTGCAAATATCCACTCCAGTTGGCCGAGCTTCTTAAATACACCGCACAGGAGCACAG TGACTATCGATACGTGGCAGCAGCGCTGGCAGTAATGCGGAACGTCACCCAGCAAATCAACGAGAGGAAGAGACGGCTGGAGAATATTGACAAGATCGCCCAGTGGCAAGCCTCGGTTCTGGACTGGGAG GGGGATGATATATTGGACAGGAGCTCAGAGCTCATCTACACTGGGGAGTTGTCATGGATCTATCAGCCGTATGGACGCAGCCAGCAGCgagtcttcttcctctttgatcACCAGCTGGTCCTCTGTAAGAAG GATCTGATACGCCGGGACATCCTGTACTATAAGGGCCGCATTGACATGGATCGCTACGAGGTGCGGGACACTATAGACGGGCGTGACGAAGACTTCAACGTTAGTGTGAAGAATGCCTTTAAATTGTGCAACAAAGACAGCGAGGAGATCCACATCTTCCTGGCCAAGAAGCCAGAGGAGAAGATCCGCTGGCTCAGGGCCTTCGCCGAGGAGAGGAAGATGGTGCAGGAGGATGAGAAAATTG GTTTTGAGATCTCTGAGTACCAGAAGCGACAGGCAGCCATGACAGTGAGAAAAGTGACCAAACAGAAAG GTGTAAACAGGTGCACGCCCCCTTCATACCCGCCCCCACAGGACCCCCTCAGTGTGGGGCAGTATGAGGTAACGGAGGACATGGCACAAGGAGAGGTTTTTGAATTCAGTCAATCCAAAAGAGGCCAGGCTCCTTTCTGGCAGAATTTTAGTAGATTAGCTCCATTTAAGAAATAG